One segment of Plasmodium gaboni strain SY75 chromosome 3, whole genome shotgun sequence DNA contains the following:
- a CDS encoding hypothetical protein (conserved Plasmodium protein, unknown function): MNINTIYKNKFLNKLILKNKGIYLNNNMCIFKNDGNNTTNVIYRKKEKDIKKYEYNSYLLKKERYNIEYFNSKNNKQRGCMFIQKQLLSSQNKSDDILGCKRSVYIVNSFFFLCGCLISLYSIFIYDFFFNRFFQICSNVFFLLFHFTKKSVNIVASLFHLLFICFQVGVLFKKMKD, translated from the coding sequence atgaatattaacactatatataagaacaaatttttaaataagCTCATATTGAAAAATAAGGGAATATACTTGAACAAtaatatgtgtatatttaaaaatgatggAAACAATACAAcaaatgttatatatagGAAGAAGgaaaaagatataaaaaagtatGAGTATAATTCCTATTTGttgaaaaaagaaagatataatattgaatATTTCAATTccaaaaataataaacaaagAGGATGCATGTTCATACAAAAACAATTATTGTCGTCTCAAAACAAAAGTGATGATATATTAGGATGCAAAAGAAGTGtatatattgtaaatagcttttttttcttatgTGGATGTCTGATTTCTTTATAtagtatatttatatatgattttttttttaatagattttttcaaatatgttcaaatgtatttttcttattatttcattttacTAAGAAAAGTGTTAATATTGTAGCTTCTTTATTTCacttattatttatttgttttcAAGTTGGTGTTTTATTCAAGAAAATGAAAGATTAA
- a CDS encoding hypothetical protein (conserved Plasmodium protein, unknown function), which yields MKFNIFESKNVYNIKNKVINLKERYISFQRSVVNNNNVIKKETPKFERKPLGSYPIPPEAEMMWRNRHTAYGGYIQQTISPFQQKIMYPFWHMALARWWAKFSSYLWWWIWPFAITNLILYKMFYDAKKYVKEKHWY from the coding sequence atgaaattcaatatatttgaaaGTAAGAACGTATACAATATAAAGAACAAAGTAATAAACTTAAAGGAAAGATATATAAGCTTTCAAAGAAGTGTagtaaataataataatgtaattaaaaaagaaaccCCTAAATTTGAACGAAAGCCTTTAGGGTCTTATCCGATACCCCCTGAAGCAGAAATGATGTGGAGAAATAGACATACAGCATATGGTGGATATATTCAACAAACCATATCACCATTTcaacaaaaaattatgtacCCTTTCTGGCATATGGCTTTAGCTAGATGGTGGGCAAAATTCTCTTCATATTTATGGTGGTGGATTTGGCCATTTGCCATAAcaaatttaattttatataaaatgttttatgATGCTAAGAAATATGTAAAAGAGAAACATTGGTATTGA
- a CDS encoding hypothetical protein (conserved Plasmodium protein, unknown function), whose product MNFLNLFKNEKKNEQLSNVNEDINEEEKEKKLSTLELNNNMNNGNNNDDQINEDENINGYDNTIQVTNENDSQLEINNINMNEFNENNKSDINYVSQNLGDPNIVIKNNDNNTGKYFGHVTNNNNINVEQNNQFNNNFINGKNYSIQMASCTFLPEQNNLTLTNQNGKEINPNFNNVPSGTINDNNNNNNNNNNMSFYEHSENNEKKKKQKIKNHYINKMSNVNMNKEEYIYNSIKHNYINMNKINDNFSNDPNSIQYIPKKNILNNNSNIIQPYKKKKKNILTNNMNINMYENMRGNKSEMMNIPNLGQYDSYENYTEFSNVMNKNMFNNMNENNDLLQNDYMNNFRGPKGVNIDEIFMTHFLENDNFMDYNFLKSLDNSYNVNSNYVENKIKKEIKKSGQNGNDNDNNDVNNDVNNDNNNNSYSSSDDNSDDVNDEKKTDEYYYEKTLNFLNKEFNSNDIINNNDRNIIEKTPYYKLINFEKKLATERKRVLNYYDQDKKQIYSNTIGKDKQFSHIYFNNEKYYDTKEILAYLLPYHTYYLDEVRIASYEEDENLSKQLDEEIKNIEQRIYKIKDSFYNLTNPSIAWSFNKIVHRTTSQFNDKKSNTKEVVDL is encoded by the exons atgaattttttaaatttgtttaagaatgaaaagaaaaatgagCAGTTGTCAAATGTAAACgaagatataaatgaagaagaaaaagaaaaaaaattatcaacgttggaattaaataataatatgaataatgGAAACAATAATGATGACCAAATTAATgaagatgaaaatataaatggTTATGATAATACCATACAAGTaacaaatgaaaatgatagTCAACTggaaataaataatattaatatgaatgaGTTTAACGAGAATAATAAGAGTGATATAAATTATGTATCTCAAAACTTAGGAGACCCAAATATTgtgataaaaaataatgataataatactGGGAAATATTTTGGACATgtaacaaataataataatataaacgttgaacaaaataaccaatttaataataattttattaatgGTAAAAATTATTCCATCCAAATGGCTAGCTGTACATTTTTACctgaacaaaataatttaacATTAACTAATCAAAATGGAAAGGAGATAAATCcaaattttaataatgttCCAAGTGGTACAATTAatgacaataataataataataataataataataatatgtcGTTTTATGAACATTCTGAGaataatgaaaagaaaaagaaacagaaaataaaaaatcattatattaataagaTGTCTAATGTTAATATGAATAAGGAAgagtatatatataattcgataaaacataattatataaatatgaataaaataaatgataattttaGTAATGACCCCAATTCTATACAATATataccaaaaaaaaatattttgaataataatagtaatataatacaaccttataaaaaaaaaaaaaaaaatattctaacgaataatatgaatattaatatgtatgaAAATATGAGAGGAAACAAATCAGAAATGATGAATATACCAAATCTAGGACAATATGATTcatatgaaaattataCAGAATTCTCAAATGTAATGAATAAAAACAtgtttaataatatgaatgaaaataatgatttatTACAAAATGATTATATGAACAATTTTAGGGGACCAAAGGGTGTAAATATTgatgaaatatttatgacTCATTTTTTggaaaatgataattttatgGATTATAACTTTTTGAAAAGTTTGgataattcatataatgTTAATAGTAATTATgttgaaaataaaattaaaaaggaaattaaaaaaagtgGACAAAATGgtaatgataatgataataatgatgttaataatgatgttaataatgataataataataatagttaCAGTAGTAGTGACGATAATAGTGATGATGTTAATGATGAGAAAAAAACAgatgaatattattatgaaaagactttaaattttcttaataaagaatttaacagtaatgatataataaataataatgatagaaatattatagaaaaaaCGCCATATTACAAACTAATAAActttgaaaaaaaattagcTACTGAACGTAAGAGAgtattaaattattatgaccaagataaaaaacaaatttaTTCAAATACCATTGGTAAAGATAAACAAttttcacatatatattttaataatgaaaaatattatgatacTAAAGAAATATTGGCTTATTTGCTTCCATATCATACATATTACTTGGATGAGGTTCGAATAGCTTCATATGAGGAAGATGAAAATTTATCAAAACAATTAGATGAAGAaatcaaaaatattgaGCAGCGCATTTATAAAATCAAGGATTCCTTTTACAACCTAACAAATCCATCAATa GCATGGAGTTTTAACAAAATAGTCCATCGAACAACTAGCCAGTTTAACGATAAAAAATCGAACACTAAAGAGGTTGTGGATTTatga
- a CDS encoding activator of Hsp90 ATPase, which translates to MSGSVWNSNSWHWEERNYNKWSESYIKYNLSNLKIDKEDLTIYFDNLQVSGNASVSIRKGKQINSFEYVIKFDWLYSKKKEGKDYFGGSVEIPDFSTFSLEENDYAINIERTDDSEQLRFIYDSILKKEGKEKIKESLKNFQDDLLKHDKNESNKELKIKEEEKAKLENIKTSGEKKTEEENKSNQNINNNINNNINDEKKEGSVWNINNYHWEEKCLTKWAIEELKNIFNKSTIELSNNIFLQFFSCDVEGEASSSLRKKKKILMYDLKINSEWKAYQKNKNQQIEIESKGHVSISDILSDFSSDDNTKYSYYFIFDNKSDEYIQINDVIKLEGPNKINQIIDDFILKMKDK; encoded by the exons atgtcAGGATCAGTATGGAATAGTAATAGCTGGCACTG ggaagaaagaaattataataaatggTCTGAAtcttatataaaatataatttaagCAATTTGAAAATTGATAAAGAGGATTTAACAATTTATTTCGACAATCTACAAGTTTCAGgaaat GCTTCTGTTTCCATAAGAAAAGGGAAACAAATTAATTCTTTTGAGTATGTTATAAAATTTGATTGGctatattcaaaaaaaaaagaaggTAAAGATTATTTTGGTGGTTCCGTTGAAATTCCGGATTTTTCTACATTTTCTTTAGAG GAAAATGATTATGCTATAAATATTGAGCGAACAGATGATTCTGAACAGTTaagatttatatatgatagcatattaaaaaaagaaggcaaagaaaaaattaaagaaagCTTAAAAAATTTCCAGGACGATTTGTTAAAGCACgataaaaatgaat CTAATAAGGAATTGAAAATTAAAGAGGAAGAAAAGGCTaaattagaaaatataaaaacaagCGGTGAGAAGAAAACAGAggaagaaaataaaagtaatcaaaatataaataataatataaataataatataaatgatgaaaaaaaagaaggTTCCGTTTggaatataaataattatcattGGGAAGAGAAATGTTTAACAAAGTGGGCTAtagaagaattaaaaaatatttttaataagaGTACTATAGAATTAAGCaacaatatttttcttcaatttttttcttgtgACGTTGAAGGAGAAGCTTCATCAAgtttaagaaaaaaaaaaaaaatcttaATGTATGATTTGAAAATTAATAGTGAATGGAAAGcttatcaaaaaaataaaaatcaaCAAATAGAAATAGAAAGCAAGGGACATGTAAGTATAAGTGATATATTGTCTGATTTTTCTTCTGATgataatacaaaatattcGTACTATTTTATTTTCGATAATAAATCAGACgaatatattcaaataaatgatgtaataaaattagaaggaccaaataaaataaaccAAATTATTGatgattttattttaaaaatgaaagataaataa
- a CDS encoding glutaredoxin 1 has protein sequence MACTSEAVKKWVNKIIEENIIAVFAKTECPYCIKAVSILKGYNLNSNMHVENIEKNPDMANIQAYLKELTGKSSVPRIFINKDVVGGCDDLVKENDEGKLKERLQKLGLVN, from the exons atggCTTGTACAAGTGAAGCAGTTAAAAAATGGgtaaataaaattatagaAGAAAACATCATTGCTGTATTTGCAAAAAC GGAATGCCCATATTGTATTAAGGCAGTCTCAATTTTAAAGGGTTACAACCTTAACAGCAATATg CATGTAGAAAACATTGAGAAAAATCCGGATATGGCTAATATTCAAGCATACTTAAAAGAATTAACAG GTAAAAGTAGTGTACCTAGAATATTCATCAATAAGGACGTTGTCGGTGGATGTGATGATTTA gttaaagaaaatgatgaaGGAAAGTTAAAAGAAAGACTACAAAAATTGGGATTAGTCaattaa
- a CDS encoding putative FAD-dependent glycerol-3-phosphate dehydrogenase, with protein sequence MIKKLAVCSGTLGVLSYGGFYFLKVNFQKNMIDKDVTYKYTPCIKRNEMIKKLQENQYDLLIIGGGATGAGLALDAATRGLKCALVEKNDFSSGTSSKSTKLLHGGIRYLENAVNNFDFSELYFVWEALGERAHTMKIAPYLSRPVSILMPIYKYWQVPYFAYNIKIYDLLADLVCYFDKGVPNSLYIRKSNTIDNFPLLRKDKLKGSLIYFDGQHDDSRMNLNLILTSAIDDYVPGQIGATVCNHMEVINFIRDENNKLVGVRALDKINDKEIEIFSKVIINATGPYGDIIRKLADENRKPMIQVSVGCHFILPKWYSTKNNGMIIPKTSDDRVLFLLPWENNTLVGTTDERRIMQDDPKIQDKDIEFLTNELSKYIHVSAEEIKNDITAAWCGFRPLISTNNNKKSKFSSKKNKTNNTNGSNNNNNNNNNNNNDDGDVDNSDDKQNNNIDTHEISRSHEIIDDDNGLISILGGKWTIYRKMAQDTLDYILSKYPNELKTKYNCRTKFLKLIGSHDKYGVFNEEDLTFGCSKLSKTLVNKYPQIDYQTANHLVSNYGYLSENVCELAKELNMFNKIDSTKPYIEAEIIYATRYEFANTISDIIGRRFRLGFIDSQVSNKVINNIAQLLKNELTWNTEQVNKNIKEAKDYINSLSIKDTK encoded by the coding sequence atgataaaaaaaCTTGCTGTTTGTAGTGGGACGTTGGGTGTTTTGTCCTATGGAggattttattttttaaaagtaaATTTTCAAAAGAATATGATAGATAAAGATGTgacatataaatataccccttgtataaaaagaaatgaaatGATTAAAAAGTTACAAGAGAATCaatatgatttattaataatagGAGGAGGAGCTACGGGTGCTGGTTTGGCTTTAGATGCAGCTACAAGAGGATTAAAATGTGCATTagtagaaaaaaatgatttttCTAGTGGTACATCTTCTAAGTCtacaaaattattacaTGGGGGTATAAGATATTTAGAAAATGCAGTAAATAATTTCGATTTTAGCgaattatattttgtatgGGAAGCATTAGGAGAAAGAGCACATACAATGAAAATAGCACCATATTTGTCTAGACCAGTATCTATATTAATGcctatatataaatattggCAAGTACCTTATTTtgcatataatattaagatatatgatttattaGCTGATTTGGTTTGTTATTTTGATAAAGGTGTACCTAATTcgttatatataagaaaatcAAATACTATTGATAATTTCCCTTTATTAAGAAAAGATAAATTAAAAGGATcattaatttattttgatGGACAACATGATGATAGTAGAATgaatttaaatttaatattgACAAGTGCTATTGATGATTATGTACCTGGTCAAATAGGAGCTACGGTTTGTAACCATATGGAAgttataaattttataagagatgaaaataataaactTGTTGGTGTACGTGCCTTAGATAAAATTAATGATAAAGAAattgaaatattttctaaGGTTATTATTAATGCTACTGGTCCATATGGTGATATAATACGTAAACTAGCAGATGAAAATAGGAAACCAATGATACAAGTCTCAGTTGGTTGCCATTTTATATTACCTAAATGGTATTctacaaaaaataatggAATGATAATACCTAAAACTAGCGATGATAGGGTACTTTTTTTACTACCCTGGGAAAATAATACTTTAGTAGGTACTACAGATGAAAGAAGAATAATGCAAGATGATCCTAAGATACAAGATAAGGATATTGAATTCTTGACAAATGAATTAtctaaatatattcatgtAAGTGCtgaagaaattaaaaatgatatcACGGCTGCATGGTGTGGTTTTAGACCTTTAATTTcaacaaataataataaaaagagTAAATTCtcttcaaaaaaaaataaaactaATAACACCAATggtagtaataataataataataataataataataataataatgatgatggTGATGTTGATAATTCTGATgataaacaaaataataatatagatacACATGAAATATCAAGAAGTCATGAAATTATAGATGATGATAATGGTCTTATCAGTATATTAGGAGGGAAATGGACcatatatagaaaaatgGCACAAGACACTTTagattatattttatctaAATATCCAAATGAACTAAAAACTAAATATAATTGTAGAActaaatttttaaaactTATAGGTAGTCATGATAAATATGGTGTTTTTAATGAAGAAGATTTAACTTTTGGTTGCAGTAAATTAAGTAAAACACTTGTTAATAAATATCCACAAATAGATTATCAAACAGCTAATCATTTAGTTTCGAATTATGGCTATTTATCCGAAAATGTATGTGAACTAGCCaaagaattaaatatgTTCAATAAAATAGATTCTACCAAACCATATATAGAAGCTGAAATTATTTATGCAACCAGGTATGAATTTGCTAATACCATATCAGATATTATTGGAAGAAGATTCAGATTAGGTTTTATTGATTCGCAAGTTTCGAATAAAGTTATTAATAACATAGCTCAATTGCtgaaaaatgaattaaCATGGAATACCGAACAagttaataaaaatataaaagaagCTAAAGATTACATAAATTCTTTATCTATAAAGgatacaaaataa
- a CDS encoding hypothetical protein (conserved Plasmodium protein, unknown function), whose amino-acid sequence MRVTWTKSNIICRTFSNIYSQKNMLKNKKLVNSLMLKKGYHTVVKRRIIDNILNIGNKKENKFLSFMSSCNIYYNYRNICTMSIKKLNKEKDFFEGEHLNRQLGGYGYPMMFIVTYDKPSWQPFWENDCEVIPRDEFGVPATIPPEVSTNIKHTYYVPPQFYTFLKKLGDDTEELKPYMIKLIKGEFTYDDYQEMFYKFAKPLKIYRKKIPLPYRTTEEISKQEEMKWQSAWYTYRQKVLAEYNVTMHLREFILYMTVGLYFSYLWLDALRQYRLDMKLFYLEAPEHKINWVKPRGDLV is encoded by the coding sequence atGAGAGTAACATGGACAAAaagtaatattatatgcaGGACCTttagtaatatatatagtcAAAAAAACatgttaaaaaataaaaaactAGTGAACTCTTTAATGCTAAAAAAAGGATATCATACAGTTGTAAAAAGGAGAATAATAGATAATATCCTAAATAtaggaaataaaaaagagaaCAAATTTTTAAGTTTTATGTCATcatgtaatatatattataattatcgAAATATTTGTACTATgagtataaaaaaattaaataaagaGAAGGATTTTTTTGAAGGAGAACATTTAAATAGACAATTAGGAGGATATGGATATCCTATGATGTTTATAGTAACATATGATAAACCAAGTTGGCAACCTTTTTGGGAAAATGACTGTGAAGTAATACCACGTGATGAATTTGGAGTACCTGCAACTATACCCCCTGAAGTATctacaaatataaaacatacATATTATGTACCTCCACAATTTTATACatttcttaaaaaattaGGAGATGATACAGAAGAATTAAAACcatatatgataaaattaattaaagGAGAATTTACATATGATGATTATCAAGaaatgttttataaatttGCTAAACctttaaaaatttatagaaaaaaaataccACTTCCATATAGAACAACAGAAGAAATATCCAAACAAGAAGAAATGAAATGGCAATCAGCTTGGTATACATATAGACAAAAAGTATTAGCAGAATATAATGTAACAATGCATTTAAGAGAATTCATTCTTTATATGACAGTCggattatatttttcttatttatgGTTAGATGCCTTAAGACAATATCGTTTGGACATGAAACTATTCTATCTTGAAGCCCCTGAGCACAAAATTAATTGGGTAAAACCAAGAGGGGACTtagtataa